The stretch of DNA GATTTATTGGTCTCTTTGAAAAGttcatttatgactttaattccttcgtttccttttctttcaggTGGTTTAGATCAAGATGCTGCAACAAACCAGTGAAGGTGAGCAACAGGTACATTATTCtttcaacaataaaatgtgCTGCTGGCATTTCTCTTCAAACCACGGTAGACTCACAGAGCACttaacacctctctctctctctctctctctctctctctctctctctctctctctctctctctctctctctctctctctctgttgtttcatgTCCACAGGACGCAGTAGAAGCAGACTATGTCAACAGAGTGATTGAGATCCAAGCAtcatgaaggagaagaagatgatgtCATGTTCACCATAAATGGAATATTTCTCTATTTCTAATTCAGCTAGTTCTTAAATATTAAATGGCTTTACTTTGCAGACGATTGGTAAGATGAACAGAGTGCAAACAGGGCATTAGATAACATGAACATAATATATAGCAGCTTCATCATTAGTTTTTGTAAGATTGTGCTGATTTATGGCATTCTTAtggtaattatttttcattgcctCAACGGGATTTCTTtgtatgtgaatatatatatgtttgactAAAGGACAGTTAAATTCAGGTGATGAGGAAGCAGAAAGTGCTGATTTTGATCAGGTGTTTtctcatttgtgtttgtatatacatgtgtatgagACTGCTGAATTAAAAGCATTAAGTGAACAAAGCGTTTTAATCACTGAGGTTCTCTCATCAGCACggcaatgcagagcagcagtgatacAGACTGTGCACAAGTCAGCATAAACTCTGTGCTACCTACATGTGTGAAATACACTTTAGAATAAGTTGAGGCATGATGTtggtattaataaatattattttcagttcTAGAAGGAAACATAGACACCTCACAGCCAAAGAGAAGTGGTGGGATGTAAACTGGTGAAGTCATGAACAGAGCGCTGAGAAAAAGCTGAGAACTGAGTAAAAAGGGGAAGTTGGTTGGCTGGGTTTTATCGACAAGTCCTTCTGCAGGATCGTCATAGCGACAAAACGTCTTCATCAGtccagaattgtgtttattattcACTTATTGACTATTTACTCTTTGACGTGGAACACTTTCTGAGGAACTTGACTTGTTAGTTTGCTCCTCTGGATTTAAGCTGAGTGTAGGCCTGCAGGATACGAGTAAAATCTGAGATGTGTGATAACATTGTTCAGTATTGCGACGACAACATgacttgtaataaataaataaatattgaagtgtTCATATTAGCTCTACATTTCCCACGCCCTGTCAACAACAGCACTTCACCACTTCTGtatttgctaacattactgagaagttgcatgtttaaaaataagaaattcagcatgagtacatctagatctttatctaaactaactggatcacttgatagttgacagtgaacgacatgcagatctacattataaatctctgttggctaacagtcaaggtaacagcaacaacacagtATACAGCTGCTACGTATTAACTTGTATTATCTGACCTTTCCTAcagaagaaacagctgtttgttgtataataaattactctttggttatatgatctgataTGATGAACACTGGCTTTCTGTACTGATGGTCTCAAATCATCCTCCTCAGTAATAACAAAACAGTACCACAACAAATAAACTACTCGTAATTAAACTCCCTCTTTAgggtgctccagggatgacgtatttttgtagacaagccaggaagttagcatctccctggttaccttgacaaaaagccaatgggattttcacattgggttttggattattgcagaaaataagctcctcggcaaacaaacgtttatgatacttatacgttttgttcagcaagataatctccacaaatgaacaccacttttatgaagtaaaaagctaacattaggatataaataaactacaccacggtcacatgagcgcgagtataaacaacgaggctgtaatggtggacgagtcggcatgatgacgtttagtagtcttagTAGTCTCCAAGAACTACAGGAGAAGATAATATCgacaaaaacaagagggacCAGCAGCATAACTGTTCGGCCCCTAATAAGGCATACAGGCttgctgtgagtcatgtgataaaaatcatgtttgaaaataaatatgttattcgCACCCTGATGAGATCAAGTTGTCTCAAAAGATGACTTCCTCATTCACAGGGTGCGAACAGGAGgagtgtttcttcttctttttcggcagtatttcagtcatttcatgtttgcttttatatcacaacGGCTTAGCAGGGAAGTCGGGTAGCTACTGGGTCTGTTGCAGTTCTGCTGACATTCACAAATTGGTAAGATAacatgttactgcttttatgtttaactcagggaagttttttttattttgctgattttcatgaactctacttttatttgttgggttttgttttagcagaaacatcataaactcacactggatcgttttatatttaaactCTTTTCAATGCTGCAGAGCTTATTGATcactattataacacagtaataTCTGCTTGTACACGGAGAGTTCCTggtttgaatgtattaatttgaggtggctttaaaataacatgaatgctttttttaaaagatgttttatcaaaagtaactttttgtgaaatccaggtgatgagtgtcatttcagtccggtctgtgaaaatggtgacagccatcgtgttactgaacgtcttcttagtttcaggtgagctgtttgttcagtCACTTTAATGTGAAGACGTTATTTTTTCCAactgttcatgctctgtctgcaaagtgaaatgtttcatactgacattgttaaaaaagaccgaacatgctgctgctgaattacagtttgtgcatcatgaactttctcTTCATGCAGATTTTGCTCCACAATTTGTTCATCAAGAGTCTGTTTTACAGGTGCTTTGGCTGTTTGTCCTAAAAGCCCATCCCTATTCATCACTACACCAAAGCAGATGGAAGCACTGAGTGGATCCTGTCTGCAAATCCCATGTAACTTTACAGTTAAATCAGAAGAGGAATTCAACAGCACAAGATCAACCTTCGGCGTGTGGATTAAAAGTAACCAAGATTTTGCTAAAAATCCACATAATGTGATTTTCAACAGTAGCAGTACGGATAATATCTATCCAATGAGTCTTACTGGAGACCTGAGTCAGAAAAActgcaccactttattttccatTGTGAACACAAGTTACACAGACTGGTACTACTTCAGAATTGAGAACGGATCATTCAGGGCAACAGCTTCTTGTGATCCTCTTCAAATAACAGTCAAAGGTaagagagttttgtttttttatcagtcagtctataacgttattgtttagaataaaaagtgaaagttgcaactttttaattttggaggtttttcactttgacatgaACTTAAATtttgattaaacactgattctgttgttaaagtttgacattaaaatgatcacattttggggatattaaaaagcaaaccttagacactttatgcattttcaatacAAGATTGACACCTTTTGTGTCAGCTTTCACAAAAGTGTTCTAATATCataatctattttttattgtacaatctgtgtttgacttgaaactccagattctcctccgaggcccagcattgagatctcaggtgatctgaaggagaatcagtctgtcactataacctgctcagctttcactccctgtccacactgccctcctgaactcacctggactctccaacaagaccctcacaacaaaatagaggaaaacacagatcgaaccttcacaactaaaatccagaagaccttcactctgtcagacgaacatgatggattcaacatcacctgttcagccagatatcctttaaatgaaggaaaagacgtcaagacagcagaggagagaacgacgctcagtgtttcatgtaagataataaagtgtttgttattagatcctgtcagcacatgatgattcatggaatgattttaatgaataaagtgaatctcACGTCTTCCTCAGATGCTCCTAAAGACACCtcagtgtccatcagtccatcaggtttggtgtcagcaggtagccgggtgaacctgacctgctccagcagagccaatccTCCCGTCATCCGCTACACCTGGATTAAGACCAGCAAAGACGGACCGGTCAGTGTATCTGAAGGAGACTTTTACAGCTTCAAGGTGACCTCTGTGACAGATATAGAAGATTATTACTGTGTGGCCACAAATGATCTCGGTAATCAGACGTCGTCACGGATtaataatgcaggtaaatgtagaactgaactgaatctgtTTAATTGAAtctaatctgctctcctctcttttctgtttttcacttgttttttttagttctctgtgaagcactttttttactgcatttttaTGAAATGACCCTATACAAATAATGGTTACACCTGTATTGTTACATATCTACATTCatcctttgttttcttttagtcacctggttttgtgtttctatgaaCAGAGAGCTCTGTCAGCTCACTACAGTGGGGTTCAGCTCTTGGAGGGATCCTTGTCATCATACTCATCTGCCTTGCTATCTGTGTTTGGTAAGTAAATTagttaaattaattcagtttctGGCAATAACGTTTTAACTAAACCGATGTTGGTAACCCCGAGGGCATGGATGAGTATGTGATCTGTCAGTTTTGCTCATTTCTGCACCTGTTCTGCgacttgactttgacaaaaCTTAAGTATCAATCTTgattttctttccactgatgcacATTCAATAATGTCTGTCTCCCATCAGTCCTTACTCTCTATTGGCAGcacactatttatttaacctgaaacagacagtacaataattattctgacagctctctCATGTCTTCCAGGTGGTTTAAGTCGAAACGTCCACAAACTCAGGTGAATATTAAACTTCGTTGTACAGTGTGCgttgtgaatattttaaatctgctcacagtgactatgtcgaAAGCATCTGTCTTAATACTAAGTTGACAATCTTTGAGAGGTTAAATATTAAGAAGTACaaca from Sebastes fasciatus isolate fSebFas1 chromosome 21, fSebFas1.pri, whole genome shotgun sequence encodes:
- the LOC141759758 gene encoding myeloid cell surface antigen CD33-like, which produces MSVISVRSVKMVTAIVLLNVFLVSGALAVCPKSPSLFITTPKQMEALSGSCLQIPCNFTVKSEEEFNSTRSTFGVWIKSNQDFAKNPHNVIFNSSSTDNIYPMSLTGDLSQKNCTTLFSIVNTSYTDWYYFRIENGSFRATASCDPLQITVKDSPPRPSIEISGDLKENQSVTITCSAFTPCPHCPPELTWTLQQDPHNKIEENTDRTFTTKIQKTFTLSDEHDGFNITCSARYPLNEGKDVKTAEERTTLSVSCKIIKCLLLDPVST